The following are encoded together in the Oncorhynchus nerka isolate Pitt River linkage group LG25, Oner_Uvic_2.0, whole genome shotgun sequence genome:
- the cracr2aa gene encoding EF-hand calcium-binding domain-containing protein 4B, giving the protein MAAFTSTPKVRSRSAPRHRDWDQSPAECDWKDCEAGGDERSTGHSTMLEKTQDFFQICDIEDKGFITHRDMQRLHGQLPLSAEELENVFDTLDSDGNGYLTLQEFSSGFSEFLFGRRISVTEGMGEASPIAKEANQGPPDSLYQTQWEERLMGSEDEEERHFCMLMESLGASNVFEEPGEVRSLWAQLRRDEPHLLSNFEEFLARVTFQIKEANQEKREMESALKRKAATHDDEIQRLYEEMEQQIKNEKDRILLQDSERFLSRSQDLEHQLSSKERELEQIFQKQRRLECQCRELHSEQHVTKVENVKLKQTNEDLAQELEHTSQELSLAQDQLGLLQEQSSRLHKEREREMYQVTEGLQRERASLLKQLDLLREMNKHLRDERDMSSYQKLRNTVENPAWNPRPGSNTLNPFDKKAFKCEEEVGLPHSKKSPGGVNGYSLEDVVASKPPNIPLQRIISIEEDHLPQLLQDDYHAQLCEWSEEAEEEHIELQMNSIYPPSSLPTREQQPADTRESETPTSPRGQPVGKETVVNEVAAPPPDRLFKIVLIGNSSVGKTSLLMRFCDDCFYPGTSATVGIDYSVKTITVDNSQVALQMWDTAGQERYRSITKQFFRKADGVVVMYDITDEQSFTAVRQWLTSVQEGAGEDIPIMLLGNKTDKESEREVQTRVGEKLAKDCQLIFYECSACSGQNVVHSLVHLARILKEQEDREKEKTVQLVNGSSHKKRSCC; this is encoded by the exons ATGGCAGCTTTCACCAGTACCCCCAAAGTGAGATCCAGGAGTGCTCCTCGGCACAGAGACTGGGACCAGAGCCCGGCCGAGTGTGACTGGAAGGACTGTGAGGCTGGAGGCGACGAGAGATCTACAGGACACAGCACCATGCTGGAGAAGACCCAGGACTTCTTCCAGATCTGTGACATCGAGGACAAAGGCTTCATCACCCACCGGGACATGCAG CGGCTCCATGGACAGCTGCCCCTCAGTGCAGAGGAGCTGGAGAATGTCTTCGACACCCTGGATTCTGACGGCAACGGATACCTCACCCTGCAGGAGTTCTCCTCAGGGTTCA GTGAATTCCTGTTTGGCCGAAGGATCTCTGTAACAGAAGGGATGGGGGAGGCCAGCCCCATTGCCAAGGAAGCCAACCAGGGCCCCCCAGACTCACTTTACCAGACCCAGTGGGAGGAGAGGCTGATGGGCAGCGAGGACGAGGAAGAGAGGCACTTCTGCATGCTCATGGAGAGCTTGGGCGCCAGCAACGTCTTTGAGGA ACCTGGTGAGGTGCGTAGTCTGTGGGCCCAGCTGAGAAGAGATGAGCCGCATCTCCTGTCCAACTTTGAGGAGTTCCTGGCTAGGGTCACCTTCCAGATCAAAGAGGCCAACcaggagaagagggagatggagagcgcCCTTAAAAG AAAAGCAGCAACACATGACGACGAGATCCAGCGCTTATATGAAGAAATGGAGCAGCAAATCAAAAATGAGAAGGACAGGATCCTCCTGCAG GACTCTGAGCGCTTCCTGTCTAGGAGCCAGGACCTAGAGCATCAGCTCTCCAGTAAGGAGCGGGAGCTGGAGCAGATCTTCCAGAAACAGAGGCGG ttggagtgtcagtgtcggGAGCTTCACAGCGAGCAGCACGTGACCAAGGTAGAGAATGTGAAGCTGAAGCAGACCAATGAGGATCTGGCCCAAGAGCTGGAGCACACCAGTCAGGAGCTGAGCCTGGCCCAGGATCAGCTGGGCCTCCTGCAGGAGCAGTCGTCACGCCTgcacaaggagagggagag GGAAATGTACCAGGTCACAGAGGGAttgcagagagagcgagcaagccTGCTGAAACAACTTGACCTGCTGAG GGAAATGAACAAACACTTACGAGATGAACGAGATATGTCCTCGTATCAA AAACTGAGGAATACTGTTGAAAATCCTGCTTGGAACCCGAGGCCTGGATCAAATACTCTGAATCCCTTTGACAAAAAGGCCTTTAAATG TGAGGAAGAGGTAGGGCTCCCCCACTCTAAGAAGAGCCCAGGGGGAGTGAATGGCTACAGCCTGGAGGATGTGGTAGCCTCCAAACCCCCCAACATACCCCTACAGAGGATCATCTCCATAGAGGAGGACCACCTACCCCAGCTCTTGCAGGATGACTACCATGCCCAGCTCTGTGAGTGGAGCGAGGAGGCGGAGGAAGAACACATAGAGCTGCAGATGAACTCAATATATCCTCCAAGTTCTCTTCCGACTAGGGAGCAGCAGCCAGCTGACACCAGAGAGTCAGAGACGCCTACATCCCCCAGGGGCCAGCCTGTCGGCAAGGAGACCGTGGTGAAC GAGGTTGCAGCACCACCCCCGGACCGCCTGTTTAAGATCGTTCTGATAGGGAACTCTAGCGTGGGGAAGACCTCCCTCCTCATGAGGTTCTGTGACGACTGCTTCTACCCAGGCACCTCTGCCACCGTGG GCATAGACTACAGTGTGAAAACGATAACGGTGGACAACAGCCAGGTGGCGCTGCAGATGTGGGATACAGCAGGACAGGAGAG GTATCGCAGCATCACCAAGCAGTTCTTCCGCAAGGCTGACGGTGTGGTAGTCATGTATGACATCACTGATGAGCAGAGCTTCACTGCTGTGAGACAGTGGCTGACCAGTGTACAG GAGGGGGCCGGCGAGGATATTCCCATCATGCTGCTGGGAAACAAAACTGACAAGGAGAGCGAGCGGGAGGTTCAGACGAGAGTAGGAGAAAAATTGGCCAAG GACTGCCAGTTGATTTTCTATGAGTGCAGTGCTTGCTCTGGACAAAATGTTGTACACTCTCTGGTACATTTGGCAAG AATTCTGAAAGagcaggaggacagagagaaggagaagacagTCCAACTGGTAAACGGCTCTTCACATAAGAAGAGGTCCTGCTGCTAG